Proteins from one Ranitomeya variabilis isolate aRanVar5 chromosome 1, aRanVar5.hap1, whole genome shotgun sequence genomic window:
- the BATF gene encoding basic leucine zipper transcriptional factor ATF-like isoform X1: MEINTFFLFYYFFLTKGVIKGVLFTIFFSFDHYDRIYHSDQNKKRGKIFLLLPAAGQQISAGALCMRLPFSYRRKTRVAVRGSRRNQGHQETLDSSDDMKKVQRREKNRVAAQKSRQRQTQKADTLHVESENLERLNAALRREILCLRDELKYLTCVLGSHQSMCSLPA, from the exons atggaaataaatacattttttttattttattattttttcctaactaagggggtgataaagggggttttatttactatttttttttcttttgatcactatgataggatctatcacagtgaccaaaataaaaagagaggaaaaatcttcctcttgttgccggctgccggccagcagatctcggcaggcgcactatGCATGCGtttgccattttcttaccggaggaagacgaGAGTGGCCGTAAGGGGAAGCAGGAGGAACCAGGGACAtcaggagacactg GATTCTTCTGACGATATGAAAAAAGTTCAAAGACGAGAAAAGAATCGCGTTGCTGCCCAAAAGAGTCGCCAGCGTCAGACCCAGAAGGCGGACACATTACATGTG GAAAGTGAGAACCTGGAGCGGCTGAATGCGGCACTGCGCAGGGAAATCCTCTGCCTGCGCGACGAACTGAAGTATCTGACGTGTGTCCTGGGCAGTCACCAGTCCATGTGCTCCCTGCCTGCCTAG
- the BATF gene encoding basic leucine zipper transcriptional factor ATF-like isoform X2 has product MQPDSDSNELGYVSSPCSSKQDSSDDMKKVQRREKNRVAAQKSRQRQTQKADTLHVESENLERLNAALRREILCLRDELKYLTCVLGSHQSMCSLPA; this is encoded by the exons ATGCAACCTGACTCTGACAGCAATGAGCTCGGATACGTCAGCTCCCCTTGCAGCAGCAAACAG GATTCTTCTGACGATATGAAAAAAGTTCAAAGACGAGAAAAGAATCGCGTTGCTGCCCAAAAGAGTCGCCAGCGTCAGACCCAGAAGGCGGACACATTACATGTG GAAAGTGAGAACCTGGAGCGGCTGAATGCGGCACTGCGCAGGGAAATCCTCTGCCTGCGCGACGAACTGAAGTATCTGACGTGTGTCCTGGGCAGTCACCAGTCCATGTGCTCCCTGCCTGCCTAG